GCCCGCGCCCGACGCCCCGCCCCGCTCGACCTGGGGCAGCTGGGCCCACCGGGCGTGGAACGACGAGCCAGGGTCGGGCCGGCGGTGATCGCGGAGCCCGACTGCACGGTGTGGGTCCCCGCGGGCTGGCGGGCCGACGTCGACGAAGGAGGCGCGTGGATCCTGCGGCGCTCCGGATCCTGATCGCGCGCCTCACCGGGGTGGCCGAGGAGATGGGCGCGGTGCTGCGCCGCGCTGCGTTCAGCCCCAACATCAAGGAGCGCGCCGACTGCTCCGCCGCGCTCTTCACGGCCGAGGGAGAGCTGCTCGTGCAGGCCGAGCACATCCCGGTCCACCTGGGCTCGATGCCGGCGTCGGTGCGCGCCGCCATCGACGCCCTCGGCGATTCGCTGCGACCCGGCGACCAGGTGCTCCTGAACGATCCCTTCGCGGGTGGCACCCACCTCAACGACCTCACGCTGGTCGCACCGTGCTTCACCGCCGCCGGCCGTCTGGTCGGTTGGGCAGCCAACCGGGCCCACCACGCGGACGTGGGCGGGATGGCACCGGGCTCGATCCCGGCCGACGCGGTCGAGGTGTTCCAGGAGGGCCTCCGCCTCCCGCCGGTGCGCCTCACCGACGAGGTCGAGGCGGTGCTGCTCGCCAACTCGCGCACGCCCGAGGAGCGCCGCGGTGACCTCGACGCCCAGCGCGGGGCCAACGTGGTCGGTGTCGAGCGGCTGGCCGGGTTCGCCGACGCGCCGCTCGCGGAGATCACCGGCTACGGCGAGCGGCGCATGCGCGCCGCACTCGCGGCGCTGCCGGACGGCACGTGGCGCTTCGACGACGTGCTCGATTCGTGCGGACCGGCGCCGGCCCAGCAACGGCCGGCGCGCGTCGTGTGCACACTGACGATCGCGGGAGACACCGCCACCTTCGACTTCACCGGCACCGACGCGCAGCGCGCCGGCAACGTGAATGCCGTCGAGGCGGTGACCGTGAGCGCCGTCGCGTTCGCGCTGCGATCGGCCACCGACCCCACGATCCCCGCCAACGGCGGCGCCATGCGACCCGTGCGCGTCATCGCACCGCCCGGCACGATCGTGGCCGCCCGTCCGCCGGTCGCCGTCGGCGCGGGCAACGTCGAGGTGAGCCAGCGGGTGGCCGACGTGTGCCTTGGTGCCCTCGCGCAGGCGGCGCCCGATCGCGTCGGCGCCGCGGGTCAGGGCACGATGAACAACGTGCTCATGGGGGGCGCGGGCTGGGTGTACTACGAGACGGTTGCCGGCGGCCAGGGCGGACGACCGATGGGCGCGGGCATGAGCGGGGTCCACACCGCGATGACCAACACGCGCAACACGCCGATCGAGGCGTTGGAGCGTTCGTTCCCGTTGCGTGTGCTGCGTTACCGGCTGCGGCGCGGGAGCGGCGGCGCGGGCCGTCACGCCGGGGGCGAGGGCATCGAGCGCGACCTCGAGGTGCTCGAAGACGTCACCGTGTCGCTGATCACCGAGCGCCGCGTGTCGTGGCCGTGGGGTCTCGCCGGCGGGGAGCCGGGCGCCGTCGGCGAGAACTGGCTGTTGCCCGGCGGCGACGAGGCGACGGCCGAGCGACTGGGCGACAAGTGCACGATCCAGTTGCGGGCGGGAGACGTGCTGCGGATGCTGACGCCCGGCGGCGGAGGATGGGGGGCGCCGCGCGTGTGAGCGCGGCGACGCCCCCCTCCCCGCCCCCTCCGTTCCCCCCTGCGTCCTCCTACTGCGTGGCCGGTGGGATGTTCTGGTTGTGGCGGAAGAGGTTCTCGGGGTCCCACTTCCGCTTGAGCGCCTGCAGACGGGCGAACTTCTCGGGGCCGAACGCGGCCTCCACCCGCCCCGCGCCCTCGTCGCCGAGGAAGGTGAGGTAGGCACGGCCGGTCGTCCACGGCTTCATGGCCGATGCGATGGCCCGGGTGTAGGCGATGTTGCGCTCGGCGTCGGCCGGATCAGTCCACATCGACAGGTAGTGCATGTTCCACGGGGCCGTGCGCTGCCCGAACGCGGTCGCGTCCTTTCGGCCGTGGGGTCGTGGTCGGATGTTGGAAGATGAGCCGATGAGTCCGGAAGACGATGCGCTCGAGCACATACGTGCGCTGTGCCTGGCCCTCCCCGAGGCGACGGAGCGGCTGAGCCACGGCGCGCCGACCTGGTTCGTGCGGGACAAGAAGACCTTCGTCACGTACATGGACGACCACCACGGCGACGGTCGCCTGGCGATCTGGTGCGCGGCCGCCCCCGGTGCGCAGGACCTGCTCGTCGACGAGGAGCCCGACCGGTTCTTCGTCCCTCCCTACGTCGGCCACCGGGGTTGGCTCGGCGTTCGGCTCGACGTCGACCCCGACTGGGAGGAGCTGGCGGGCATCGTCGAGGACGCCTACCGCATGGTGGCCCCCAAGCGGCTGGTCGCCGAGCTCGACGAGCTGCGGCGGTAGCCGGGAGAGAGACGATGGGCGGGGGAGTGGCCCGATCAGGTAGGGGAGATTTGGTCAACAGGCGAGGACAGGCGATGCCGATCTACGACCTGACCCATGAGTTCGCCTGTCCGCCGTCCGGGTCTGATCGCGAGCTTCGCCTTGACGAGCCTCGTCCTCATCGCCGCGCTCGGCGTGGTGCTGGCGGGCAGCGTGGCGCGGGTCATCCGTGACCGGAACCTCGAGAGCGCGGAGCGCACCGCCGAGCTCGCCTCGCGCCTGGCGATCCAGTCGCAGCTGACGACGGCGAGCGTCTCTGACGGACTGCCCCCCGAGGCCCTGCGCCGGCTCGATCGCGAGCTGAAGGACGGCGTGCTGGGGCGAGCGGTCACCCGTCTGAACATCTGGAACCGCACCCACGCGATCGTCTATTCGTCGGAAGCGTCGCTCATCGGTAGCCGCACTCCGCCCGGCGACGAGGCGAGGCTCGACGCCGCGCTCGCGGGGACGTCCTCGTCGAAGATCAACGACAAGACCGAGGTCGGCGCGCCGGGTGACGCCGCGCTCGGCCACCTCCTCGAGGTCTACGTCCCGGTCACGTTCGGCGGGGTGCAGGAGCCCGCGGGCGCGCTGGAGATCTACCTGCCGTACCAGCCCGTCGCGGACGCCATCGCACGGGACACCGCGCGGCTCTACGTCCTGCTGTTCGCGGGCCTGGCCCTGCTGTGGGTGGTTCTCTTCCACATCGTCTACGGCGCGTCGCGTCGTCTCAACCGGCAGACGATCGACAGCGAGCACCAGGCACTGCACGACGCGCTGACCGACCTCCCCAACCGGACTCTCTTCTACGACCGGACGCAACAGGCGGTGCTCGCGGCGGCGCGCCGCGGCACGCACGCGGCCGTCATGGTCATGGACCTCGACCGCTTCAAGGAGATCAACGACACGCTCGGCCACCACAGCGGCGACCTGCTCCTGCGCGACATCGGGCCTCGGCTGCAGGCGGCGCTGCGCGACGACGACACGGTGGCCCGGCTCGGCGGCGACGAGTTCGCCGTGCTGCTCCCGTCGGTTCCCGGCATCGAGGCGGCCGTGGCGGTCGCGCAGAAGATCCGCGAGGCGTTGTCCGAGCCGTACTCGCTCGACGGCCTGACCGTGGAGGCCGATGCGAGCATCGGTGTGGCGCTCTCGCCCGAGCACGGTGAAGATGCGCCGACGCTCCTGCAGCGCGCCGACGTGGCGATGTACGTGGCCAAGCGGTCGGCGACGGGCGTGGAGGTCTACGCCGCGGAGCACGATCGCAACAGCCGGCGGCGTCTCACGCTCGTGGGTGATCTTCGGCGGGCCATCGCGGCCGGCGAGCTGCTCGTCCGCTACCAGCCGATCGTCGACATGCGGACCCGCCAGGTGCATGCGGTCGAGGCGCTGTTGCGTTGGCACCATCCCCAGCACGGGGTGGTGGCGCCCGACGAGTTCGTGCGCATGGCCGAGGACACCGGCCTGATGCAGCCGCTCACCGCCTTCGTGCTGAAGGCCGCGCTGCGCCAGCGTCACGCGTGGCGCCAGGCCGGCCACGACTTCCCGGTGTCGGTCAACCTCTCCATGCGCAACCTCCACGACGTGGGCCTGCCCGACGAGATCGAGCGCCTGCTCCAGGGTTGGCGCCTCCCGGCGGACGCGCTCGAGCTCGAGATCACGGAGAGCTCGATCATGGCCGACCCGCACCGCGCGATGGACGTGATCGGTCGCCTCTACCGCATGGGCCTGAGCCTCGTCATCGACGACTTCGGGACCGGCTACTCGTCGCTCGCACATCTGAAGCGGCTGCCGGTGCGCGCGATCAAGATCGACAGGTCGTTCGTCATGGAGATGGACGTCGACGACAGCGACGCCACGATCGTCCGCTCGGCCATCGACCTGGCCAGGAACCTGGGCCTGGGGGTGGTGGCCGAAGGCGTCGAGTCCGAGGTCACGTGGGGGCGGTTGCACGCGCTCGGGTGCGACTTCGCGCAGGGCAACTACCTGAGCCCGCCCCTGCCGCCCGACGAGCTCGAGGTGTGGCTGGAGGCCTCGCGGGCCAGCGTCGCCGCCACGTCCTGACCCGCCACCGCCCCGCTACCGTCGCGG
The DNA window shown above is from Actinomycetota bacterium and carries:
- a CDS encoding EAL domain-containing protein translates to MSSPVRRPGLIASFALTSLVLIAALGVVLAGSVARVIRDRNLESAERTAELASRLAIQSQLTTASVSDGLPPEALRRLDRELKDGVLGRAVTRLNIWNRTHAIVYSSEASLIGSRTPPGDEARLDAALAGTSSSKINDKTEVGAPGDAALGHLLEVYVPVTFGGVQEPAGALEIYLPYQPVADAIARDTARLYVLLFAGLALLWVVLFHIVYGASRRLNRQTIDSEHQALHDALTDLPNRTLFYDRTQQAVLAAARRGTHAAVMVMDLDRFKEINDTLGHHSGDLLLRDIGPRLQAALRDDDTVARLGGDEFAVLLPSVPGIEAAVAVAQKIREALSEPYSLDGLTVEADASIGVALSPEHGEDAPTLLQRADVAMYVAKRSATGVEVYAAEHDRNSRRRLTLVGDLRRAIAAGELLVRYQPIVDMRTRQVHAVEALLRWHHPQHGVVAPDEFVRMAEDTGLMQPLTAFVLKAALRQRHAWRQAGHDFPVSVNLSMRNLHDVGLPDEIERLLQGWRLPADALELEITESSIMADPHRAMDVIGRLYRMGLSLVIDDFGTGYSSLAHLKRLPVRAIKIDRSFVMEMDVDDSDATIVRSAIDLARNLGLGVVAEGVESEVTWGRLHALGCDFAQGNYLSPPLPPDELEVWLEASRASVAATS
- a CDS encoding MmcQ/YjbR family DNA-binding protein translates to MSPEDDALEHIRALCLALPEATERLSHGAPTWFVRDKKTFVTYMDDHHGDGRLAIWCAAAPGAQDLLVDEEPDRFFVPPYVGHRGWLGVRLDVDPDWEELAGIVEDAYRMVAPKRLVAELDELRR
- a CDS encoding FAD-dependent oxidoreductase, translated to MCSSASSSGLIGSSSNIRPRPHGRKDATAFGQRTAPWNMHYLSMWTDPADAERNIAYTRAIASAMKPWTTGRAYLTFLGDEGAGRVEAAFGPEKFARLQALKRKWDPENLFRHNQNIPPATQ
- a CDS encoding hydantoinase B/oxoprolinase family protein; its protein translation is MDPAALRILIARLTGVAEEMGAVLRRAAFSPNIKERADCSAALFTAEGELLVQAEHIPVHLGSMPASVRAAIDALGDSLRPGDQVLLNDPFAGGTHLNDLTLVAPCFTAAGRLVGWAANRAHHADVGGMAPGSIPADAVEVFQEGLRLPPVRLTDEVEAVLLANSRTPEERRGDLDAQRGANVVGVERLAGFADAPLAEITGYGERRMRAALAALPDGTWRFDDVLDSCGPAPAQQRPARVVCTLTIAGDTATFDFTGTDAQRAGNVNAVEAVTVSAVAFALRSATDPTIPANGGAMRPVRVIAPPGTIVAARPPVAVGAGNVEVSQRVADVCLGALAQAAPDRVGAAGQGTMNNVLMGGAGWVYYETVAGGQGGRPMGAGMSGVHTAMTNTRNTPIEALERSFPLRVLRYRLRRGSGGAGRHAGGEGIERDLEVLEDVTVSLITERRVSWPWGLAGGEPGAVGENWLLPGGDEATAERLGDKCTIQLRAGDVLRMLTPGGGGWGAPRV